A window of Verrucomicrobiota bacterium contains these coding sequences:
- the rodA gene encoding rod shape-determining protein RodA: MSPVCIFLLAIGGVFFIYSAQLNSSPPLSQWKMQVVWIFLGTFVYIIVSFIDYDIFMKYSHWLYLLTLGLLAFVYFFGLERDGATRWIDLGFFNFQPSEVAKISVMVSVSSILARSEIGKIKESLTALEKVALVVLIPMALVLAQPDLGTSLVLIPMVLGLLYISNLSMQFFITVSLACVMIVGIVMWDVYRYYSFLESNDYTPTSNLGAYEEESYLPYLKDYQRNRILTFLMPDKVDPRGSGWNLNQSLISVGSGGLTGKGWTEGTQAKLGYLPRSVAHNDFIFSVLAEEKGFLGSITVLSLSGILLLNGVRIASKARDRFGMLLAVGVTIIFTIHIFINIGMTIGLMPITGLPLPFLSYGGSFLLSCCILQGIVQSVYRHRKAF, from the coding sequence ATAAGCCCAGTCTGTATTTTCCTGTTGGCGATCGGTGGCGTGTTTTTTATCTATAGTGCACAATTGAATTCCTCCCCCCCACTCTCACAGTGGAAAATGCAGGTTGTGTGGATCTTCCTTGGAACCTTTGTGTATATAATCGTTTCTTTCATCGATTACGACATCTTCATGAAGTACAGCCACTGGTTGTACCTATTAACCCTCGGCCTCCTGGCATTTGTCTATTTTTTCGGACTTGAGCGGGACGGAGCCACTCGGTGGATAGACCTTGGATTCTTCAATTTCCAGCCCTCAGAAGTGGCAAAAATCTCGGTCATGGTTAGTGTTTCGAGCATTCTTGCGAGATCGGAAATCGGCAAGATAAAGGAATCCTTGACCGCTCTGGAAAAAGTTGCCTTGGTTGTGCTAATCCCAATGGCACTGGTTCTGGCACAACCCGATTTGGGTACTTCTTTGGTTCTTATCCCCATGGTACTCGGTCTGTTATATATTTCCAATTTATCAATGCAGTTTTTCATAACTGTGTCATTGGCATGTGTAATGATAGTCGGAATCGTCATGTGGGATGTTTACCGCTACTATAGTTTTTTAGAATCCAATGATTACACCCCGACTAGCAATCTGGGTGCCTACGAAGAAGAATCTTACCTTCCCTACTTGAAGGACTACCAACGTAACCGCATCCTGACTTTTTTGATGCCGGACAAGGTGGACCCAAGAGGCAGTGGATGGAACCTGAACCAATCGCTTATATCAGTTGGTTCAGGTGGCCTAACAGGCAAAGGATGGACAGAAGGCACACAGGCGAAATTGGGTTATTTACCGCGCTCCGTAGCGCACAACGATTTTATCTTCTCCGTCCTCGCGGAGGAGAAAGGGTTTTTAGGCAGTATTACTGTTCTCAGCCTCTCAGGTATCCTATTATTGAATGGTGTTAGAATCGCCAGTAAAGCGAGAGACCGTTTTGGTATGCTTCTCGCCGTTGGTGTGACAATAATTTTTACCATTCATATCTTTATAAATATTGGAATGACCATAGGACTGATGCCGATTACAGGATTACCCCTGCCCTTCTTAAGTTATGGAGGCTCTTTCCTCCTGAGCTGCTGCATACTGCAAGGCATTGTTCAATCTGTATACCGTCACAGAAAAGCTTTCTAG
- a CDS encoding Rne/Rng family ribonuclease — protein MSENTSKDHQNISESELEDKLREPPVEPETEPLPSQQIKQEASKRAKKSRPLLKRVMNAIKKENPTFREVIINSEPLETRVAVLEDGVIERFEVERVGEDRLVGSVFKGKIQNLEPGLKAAFVDIGQSKNAFLHYWDIIPAANDSTIEVVRRNTKDPNKKNKKIDLRDIPSLYPIGTDIVVQITKGQIGTKGPRTTTNIALPGRYLVLMPFNDQCGISRKIEDNKERARLRKVIKDLTIPDGMGIIIRTAGEGKKLRYFIRDLHILLKTWNTMENQIDTEKGSACLYREPDIIGRTVRDFLTEEVDRVLIDNEKDWEQMRNTISEISKRSMNKIHLFKDSIPIFERFNIERQIEQTFQRRVPLPSGGEIVIEETEALVAVDVNTGSHRNKDGKDKNYIVQVNLESASEVARQIRLRNIGGLIIIDFIDMKSRRDRQAVYNRMRKAMEDDKAKNHILPISQLGIMQMTRQRQEVSIGTGLYTGCPYCNGRGIVKSPRSISVEIQRQITSVLRRFKPKTSENGQEDTGLTIRVMLNPTVLERLRSEDESLLVDIERLYDVKLSFRADVSYHMENFRLINAITNQEFR, from the coding sequence ATGAGCGAAAATACATCGAAAGATCATCAAAACATTTCGGAATCCGAATTAGAAGACAAACTCAGGGAACCCCCGGTTGAACCGGAAACGGAACCCCTCCCTTCTCAACAGATAAAGCAGGAGGCAAGTAAGCGGGCGAAAAAATCCCGACCTCTCCTTAAACGCGTCATGAACGCGATTAAGAAAGAAAATCCAACCTTCCGTGAAGTCATCATTAATTCCGAACCCCTGGAGACACGGGTGGCTGTTCTTGAAGATGGCGTAATAGAACGATTCGAAGTCGAACGCGTAGGTGAAGACCGTTTGGTTGGCAGTGTTTTCAAAGGGAAAATTCAGAATCTCGAGCCCGGGCTGAAGGCGGCGTTCGTGGACATTGGCCAATCCAAAAATGCGTTTCTGCATTACTGGGATATTATTCCAGCTGCCAACGATTCGACAATCGAAGTTGTTCGGCGAAATACGAAAGACCCTAATAAGAAAAATAAGAAAATCGACCTTCGAGACATTCCAAGTCTTTACCCAATCGGTACCGACATCGTTGTCCAAATAACTAAAGGCCAGATCGGAACCAAAGGGCCAAGAACCACTACCAATATCGCCTTACCAGGGCGGTACCTGGTGCTCATGCCATTCAACGATCAATGTGGTATTTCCCGCAAGATAGAGGACAATAAGGAGCGGGCTCGTCTGAGGAAAGTGATCAAAGACCTGACCATTCCGGATGGAATGGGCATCATCATACGAACTGCAGGCGAGGGGAAAAAACTACGTTATTTCATTCGGGATCTCCACATTCTTTTGAAGACATGGAATACCATGGAAAATCAGATCGATACTGAGAAAGGATCTGCCTGCCTTTACCGTGAACCGGACATCATCGGACGAACTGTCCGCGATTTTCTAACTGAAGAAGTTGATCGTGTGTTGATAGACAACGAGAAGGATTGGGAGCAAATGCGTAACACCATTTCGGAGATCTCCAAGCGATCCATGAACAAAATCCATTTGTTTAAAGATTCGATTCCGATCTTCGAACGCTTTAATATTGAACGCCAGATAGAGCAGACTTTTCAGCGCCGCGTCCCCCTTCCATCGGGAGGAGAAATTGTAATCGAGGAGACTGAAGCACTTGTCGCAGTTGACGTAAACACAGGCTCTCATCGCAATAAAGATGGTAAGGACAAGAATTACATCGTTCAGGTCAATTTGGAATCCGCATCTGAGGTAGCCCGCCAGATTAGACTCCGAAATATTGGGGGTCTTATTATCATCGACTTTATTGATATGAAAAGCCGACGGGATCGTCAGGCAGTCTACAACCGGATGCGCAAGGCAATGGAGGACGATAAGGCCAAAAACCATATTCTCCCCATTTCTCAACTCGGCATCATGCAAATGACACGCCAGAGGCAGGAGGTGAGCATTGGTACTGGGCTCTATACAGGTTGTCCTTACTGCAACGGACGAGGAATCGTAAAATCACCTCGAAGCATCAGTGTGGAAATCCAACGACAAATCACTTCAGTCTTACGGCGTTTCAAGCCAAAAACTTCCGAAAACGGCCAAGAAGATACAGGGCTCACAATTCGTGTGATGCTCAATCCAACTGTGCTTGAACGACTCCGTAGCGAAGATGAATCCTTGTTGGTAGATATCGAACGTCTTTACGACGTGAAGCTGTCTTTCCGCGCAGATGTATCGTACCATATGGAAAACTTCAGACTGATTAACGCTATCACAAATCAAGAATTTCGTTAA
- a CDS encoding inositol monophosphatase translates to MTEFEKERIRELLCELGTAVRDHVISLRSTVEPEQLASVSGVSESDTIYLIDKFSEESLLEWFSNNWPDDLPIELIVEGLEDQAPVLFPSGYGLEDTLFKVVIDPIDGTRELMYDKRSAWVIAGVAPQKFGSNRVGDIEVAMITELPTSKQRISDQISGCKGCGRSGLVSLRLNLDSGEQSTFSLNPSSAKTLEHGVAGFVKFFPEAKELIARFETDLWKGLGYYGNSKSPVIFDDQYISTAGQMYELIVGHYRFFGDIRPEALSSIGVPGSLTCHPYDVGAGLLLTEAGCILESPWGGEVDAPIDTVAPVSWVGYANEELARIIKPVLRPLLEEYFPLSNKKGL, encoded by the coding sequence ATGACTGAATTCGAAAAAGAGCGGATCCGAGAACTGCTTTGTGAACTAGGTACAGCTGTCAGGGACCATGTTATTTCCCTACGATCGACAGTTGAACCTGAACAGCTAGCTTCAGTGAGTGGTGTTTCTGAGTCAGATACCATTTATTTGATCGATAAGTTCAGCGAGGAATCTCTTCTGGAGTGGTTCTCAAATAATTGGCCGGACGACTTGCCGATCGAGCTGATAGTCGAAGGTCTTGAGGATCAAGCGCCAGTATTGTTTCCCTCAGGTTATGGTTTGGAAGATACTTTGTTTAAAGTCGTAATTGATCCGATTGATGGTACTCGCGAACTCATGTATGACAAACGGTCAGCCTGGGTAATTGCTGGAGTTGCTCCGCAGAAGTTTGGAAGCAATCGTGTTGGTGATATTGAGGTAGCCATGATCACGGAGCTCCCCACGTCTAAACAGCGAATCTCGGATCAGATTAGTGGTTGTAAAGGCTGTGGTAGAAGTGGGTTGGTTTCCTTACGGCTAAACCTGGACAGCGGGGAACAATCTACTTTTTCATTAAACCCATCTTCTGCAAAAACCTTAGAGCACGGTGTGGCCGGGTTCGTGAAGTTTTTTCCTGAGGCAAAAGAATTGATAGCTCGCTTCGAAACGGACCTGTGGAAAGGTCTTGGCTATTATGGGAATTCAAAGTCACCCGTTATTTTTGACGATCAATACATTAGTACTGCTGGGCAAATGTACGAGTTGATAGTCGGACATTATCGTTTTTTTGGGGATATCAGGCCGGAAGCGTTAAGTTCAATTGGCGTTCCTGGATCGCTAACTTGCCACCCTTACGATGTCGGGGCCGGGCTTCTGTTAACTGAGGCGGGTTGCATTTTAGAGTCTCCCTGGGGCGGGGAAGTGGACGCGCCGATCGATACTGTTGCCCCGGTTTCATGGGTTGGATACGCCAATGAAGAATTGGCCAGAATTATCAAACCGGTTCTCAGGCCATTGCTGGAAGAGTATTTTCCTTTATCCAACAAAAAAGGCCTCTGA
- the nadB gene encoding L-aspartate oxidase produces MAERFEILVIGSGIAGLSFAYKSAELGHRVAIITKKQRAESNTNYAQGGIAVVTSATDDVDLHVQDTLIAGDGLCDEKVVRQIIKEGPQCVQELINLGLEFSRHEEGSFSLGKEGGHSERRILHVADMTGKAIETALLSAVENHPLISTFEHAFAIDFITQKKMQQLSAGNESSEDRVVGVYVLDVLTGDVRTIAAQAVLLASGGAGHVYPFTSNPSIATGDGIAMAYRAGVPVANMEFIQFHPTTLYSDSPKRFLISEAVRGEGALLRNLSGDRFMDDYDERAELAPRDIVARAIDAEMKKSGSAHLWLDITHQGEHYLQERFPSIYAACLEQGINISKNWIPIVPAAHYLCGGVVTNLDAETDLPGLYACGEVACTGLHGANRLASNSLLEALVMANNGAFAVDKYLKESSVGFLELPDWVDGEVSDPDERVVITHNWEELRKAMWDYVGIVRSTKRLKRAQKRIELLSAEINEYYWNFTVEPRLLELRNLIQVSELIVKCALQRQESRGLHFTLDFPDKNDEVSNTVIHPN; encoded by the coding sequence ATGGCTGAAAGATTTGAAATTCTAGTAATTGGTAGCGGCATCGCCGGCTTGAGCTTCGCCTACAAGTCTGCCGAGCTTGGCCATAGAGTGGCCATTATTACGAAAAAACAACGTGCGGAGTCGAACACTAATTATGCGCAGGGTGGTATCGCGGTTGTTACTTCGGCTACCGATGACGTAGACCTTCATGTTCAAGATACTTTGATTGCCGGCGACGGATTGTGTGATGAAAAAGTAGTTCGTCAGATTATTAAAGAAGGCCCTCAATGCGTTCAGGAGCTTATCAATCTTGGACTCGAGTTTTCAAGACACGAGGAAGGTTCTTTTTCGCTTGGTAAAGAAGGTGGGCATTCGGAAAGGCGGATTCTTCACGTTGCTGATATGACTGGAAAGGCGATTGAAACGGCCTTACTTTCTGCTGTCGAGAATCACCCTCTAATCAGCACTTTTGAACATGCTTTCGCTATCGATTTTATAACCCAAAAAAAAATGCAGCAGCTTTCCGCTGGAAATGAGTCGTCCGAAGATAGAGTGGTAGGCGTTTATGTATTAGATGTGTTAACTGGAGATGTTCGAACCATTGCAGCACAGGCTGTGTTGCTGGCTTCTGGTGGGGCCGGCCATGTATACCCTTTCACAAGCAATCCATCAATTGCCACTGGAGATGGTATTGCGATGGCTTACCGCGCAGGTGTTCCCGTTGCGAACATGGAGTTCATTCAGTTTCATCCAACTACACTCTACTCCGATTCACCTAAGCGTTTTCTTATAAGCGAAGCAGTTCGAGGAGAAGGCGCCTTATTGCGTAATTTATCAGGAGATCGATTTATGGATGACTACGATGAGCGAGCTGAACTTGCTCCTCGTGATATTGTAGCACGAGCGATCGATGCTGAGATGAAGAAAAGTGGCTCAGCTCACCTCTGGCTCGATATAACCCACCAGGGTGAGCATTACCTCCAGGAAAGGTTTCCATCGATTTATGCGGCTTGCCTGGAGCAGGGGATCAACATCTCCAAAAATTGGATACCTATAGTTCCTGCTGCTCATTATCTTTGTGGGGGCGTGGTTACCAATCTCGATGCAGAAACCGATTTACCCGGATTATACGCTTGTGGAGAAGTTGCTTGTACCGGATTGCATGGCGCCAATCGACTTGCCAGCAACTCTTTATTGGAAGCTTTGGTAATGGCAAATAACGGGGCTTTTGCTGTAGACAAATATCTTAAAGAATCTTCCGTGGGGTTTCTAGAGTTGCCTGATTGGGTGGATGGTGAAGTGAGCGATCCTGATGAACGTGTTGTCATTACCCATAATTGGGAAGAACTGCGCAAGGCCATGTGGGATTATGTAGGTATAGTCCGATCAACTAAACGATTGAAACGCGCTCAAAAACGAATCGAGCTCTTATCAGCCGAAATCAACGAATATTATTGGAATTTTACGGTGGAACCTCGCTTACTTGAATTAAGAAACCTCATTCAAGTAAGCGAGTTGATTGTGAAATGTGCCTTACAAAGACAGGAGAGTCGAGGGCTCCATTTTACGCTGGATTTTCCCGATAAGAATGACGAAGTAAGCAATACCGTGATTCATCCAAATTGA
- the panC gene encoding pantoate--beta-alanine ligase translates to METFSSLSEYDAIKGRIRLAEKSLGFISTGGALNEGHKCLIQLARVEVDVLILSIFVNPKEFSLHEKYERYPRRKQQDLEICKELGVDWVFFPDPQELFPDDYSTFVNEKQITEVLCGQSRPHYFSGALTLIAKYLNLFHPDILFFGQKDAQKIAAVRRMIRDLHFNARIEVYPTVREESGLAIDSRNEWFSPQQALEAAGVYQALKAGKDMVNNGIRNPDRITAEVIHILSRRRRIRIIYVAIVDIDSMTPVREVVSGKTLILTAVWLDEVRMLDNILL, encoded by the coding sequence ATGGAAACATTTTCTTCACTTTCTGAGTATGATGCCATTAAAGGTCGGATTCGGCTTGCAGAGAAATCACTTGGGTTCATTTCAACAGGTGGAGCACTGAATGAAGGACATAAGTGCCTAATTCAGTTGGCGCGCGTCGAAGTTGACGTTTTGATACTGAGTATCTTCGTCAATCCCAAGGAGTTTAGCCTTCATGAAAAATACGAGCGTTACCCGCGACGAAAACAGCAGGACCTTGAGATATGCAAAGAATTGGGTGTCGACTGGGTATTCTTTCCAGATCCCCAAGAGCTTTTTCCAGATGACTATTCCACCTTCGTAAACGAGAAGCAAATCACTGAAGTGTTATGCGGTCAATCGAGGCCGCATTATTTCTCGGGTGCTCTTACTTTAATTGCCAAGTATTTGAACCTATTTCATCCCGACATACTGTTTTTTGGCCAGAAAGATGCGCAAAAGATCGCAGCTGTGCGTCGGATGATTCGAGATCTACATTTTAATGCCCGCATAGAAGTTTACCCAACTGTTCGTGAGGAATCAGGATTGGCTATTGATTCCAGGAATGAGTGGTTTTCTCCTCAGCAAGCACTTGAAGCAGCCGGAGTCTATCAGGCTTTAAAAGCTGGAAAGGACATGGTGAACAACGGAATTCGAAATCCTGACCGCATCACTGCTGAGGTCATTCACATTCTCAGTAGGCGTCGCCGGATTCGCATCATTTATGTGGCAATAGTTGATATTGATTCCATGACTCCTGTGCGCGAAGTCGTTTCTGGTAAAACCCTCATTTTGACCGCTGTTTGGTTGGATGAGGTACGAATGCTCGACAACATCCTTCTTTGA
- a CDS encoding PqiC family protein, whose translation MRISFILLTLSMLVFSVGCIGIGGEGDLQPTHYYTLTAIDPIEAGDNSAETVIEVGFDQVEVPDYLDRKEIAVRTGENELRYTERNLWAERPSVSLQRILTQNIERQSSKVLSLHALPWPDHSDPDIIVHLKFQSFEAQESPEARLLLKVSWTVQSTRDGTIYKQGYFGGENLKWDKGNYSNLARGLSNGLSMVSQLIAEDLDDVVDELWK comes from the coding sequence ATGAGAATCTCCTTCATTCTATTAACTTTATCTATGCTTGTGTTCAGTGTTGGTTGCATTGGAATTGGTGGTGAAGGTGATTTGCAACCTACCCACTATTATACCTTAACGGCAATCGATCCTATTGAAGCCGGTGACAACTCGGCAGAAACAGTTATTGAGGTTGGATTCGATCAGGTTGAAGTTCCTGATTATTTGGATCGGAAAGAAATTGCAGTAAGGACTGGCGAAAATGAACTGCGGTACACAGAAAGAAATTTGTGGGCTGAAAGGCCGTCTGTAAGTTTGCAACGCATTCTAACTCAAAATATTGAGAGGCAATCCTCGAAGGTGCTAAGCTTACACGCTCTTCCATGGCCTGATCATTCCGATCCTGATATTATCGTTCACTTGAAATTTCAGTCATTTGAAGCTCAGGAATCTCCGGAAGCTCGACTTCTTTTAAAAGTTTCCTGGACGGTTCAATCGACTCGCGATGGAACGATTTACAAGCAAGGCTACTTTGGCGGAGAAAATCTAAAATGGGACAAAGGAAACTATTCGAATCTGGCTCGAGGACTCTCAAATGGGTTGTCTATGGTAAGTCAGTTAATCGCTGAGGATCTCGATGATGTCGTTGATGAATTGTGGAAGTAA
- a CDS encoding MlaD family protein, translating into MSTKPNATVVGIFVLGALAFAVVALIFLGRSAFSRASYRFVTYFDETVSGLEVGAAVKFRGVKIGQVTELKIFLGETEGEGVSSRIPVIYEVDKRNFDESMGSLIDISKPDELRNYIDDGLRARLATLSFITGLMYVELDIVNPDEYPAEYYSQFSEFFEIPTFKGTLAELSDNVTDFIKRFNSVDFEGISLKLIDLLENLNTEILNADLEGLSQSLQGTANSFTALAESPEFPKLFEKMELTLTEYQSLASEIRSAVDPTAEDLQNALQQLTKTLESLEVTTSSLHVMVRPQSSVRTNLDHALGSLTEAAESLRSLTDYLERNPSSLISGRPSSPD; encoded by the coding sequence ATGAGTACGAAACCAAATGCCACCGTTGTTGGGATTTTTGTCCTCGGTGCCCTCGCCTTTGCTGTGGTTGCGTTAATTTTTCTTGGGAGATCTGCGTTCTCGAGAGCAAGTTATAGATTCGTTACTTATTTTGATGAAACAGTGAGTGGTCTCGAGGTGGGGGCTGCTGTGAAATTTCGGGGCGTAAAGATCGGGCAAGTTACCGAGCTTAAGATTTTTCTGGGAGAGACAGAAGGAGAGGGCGTTTCTAGTCGCATACCAGTGATTTATGAAGTTGATAAAAGGAATTTTGATGAATCAATGGGGTCATTGATTGACATATCCAAACCCGACGAACTTCGAAACTATATTGATGATGGGCTTCGGGCTCGATTGGCGACTTTGAGCTTTATAACAGGTCTTATGTACGTCGAGTTAGACATTGTAAATCCCGATGAGTATCCGGCTGAGTACTACAGCCAGTTTTCTGAATTTTTTGAAATTCCTACCTTCAAAGGGACTTTGGCCGAGCTCTCTGATAACGTAACAGACTTTATCAAACGCTTTAATTCGGTAGATTTCGAAGGCATTTCATTGAAATTGATCGACCTGCTTGAGAACTTAAATACGGAAATTCTGAATGCCGATCTTGAGGGGCTTTCTCAAAGCCTACAAGGTACGGCTAATTCATTTACCGCATTAGCTGAGTCGCCAGAGTTTCCAAAGCTATTCGAAAAGATGGAACTGACCCTCACCGAATATCAAAGCTTGGCATCGGAAATTAGATCCGCGGTCGATCCCACGGCAGAGGATTTGCAAAACGCGTTACAACAGTTGACCAAAACACTGGAGAGTTTGGAAGTAACTACATCCTCTTTGCATGTAATGGTGCGTCCTCAATCAAGTGTTCGAACAAATTTGGATCACGCATTGGGCAGCTTAACCGAAGCAGCTGAATCATTGCGAAGTTTGACTGATTATCTCGAACGCAATCCGAGCTCCCTGATCAGCGGCCGACCTTCATCACCTGATTAA
- a CDS encoding ATP-binding cassette domain-containing protein, producing MSEIPHIEVKDLICAYGDYQVLHDISFEVKRAEILVIMGRSGCGKSTLLKNMVGLIEPSGGQVLYEGQDFATSSERERESLLRKFGVLYQGGALWSSMTLEENVAFPLEEYTNLKRGQIQEIVDMKLSQMGLKGFQKFYPNELSGGMRKRAGLARAMALDPEILFFDEPSSGLDPVSSKRLDDLILSLRDLFNTTVVVVTHELDSIFAIADQALMLNPQTKSMIAKGNPHDLINNSRDERVTEFLSRRGGRYSQQP from the coding sequence GTGTCTGAAATTCCACACATTGAGGTAAAAGATTTGATATGCGCTTACGGCGATTACCAAGTCCTGCATGATATTTCTTTTGAAGTAAAACGGGCAGAGATATTAGTGATCATGGGTCGGTCGGGATGTGGGAAAAGTACTCTGCTAAAAAACATGGTTGGGCTTATTGAACCCTCAGGAGGACAGGTGTTATACGAAGGCCAGGATTTTGCAACTAGCTCTGAGCGAGAACGAGAATCGTTGTTACGAAAATTTGGAGTCCTTTATCAGGGAGGTGCCTTGTGGAGTTCGATGACCTTGGAGGAGAATGTTGCATTTCCGTTGGAGGAATACACCAACTTAAAGCGAGGTCAGATTCAGGAGATCGTTGACATGAAGCTTAGCCAGATGGGCCTGAAAGGGTTTCAAAAATTTTACCCGAATGAATTGAGTGGTGGTATGCGCAAACGCGCCGGACTCGCTCGGGCTATGGCGTTGGATCCCGAGATCTTATTTTTCGATGAACCTTCCTCGGGGCTGGATCCGGTTAGTTCAAAACGTCTTGATGACCTGATCTTAAGCTTAAGGGACTTGTTCAACACTACCGTTGTCGTTGTGACACACGAGCTTGATAGCATATTTGCCATAGCCGACCAGGCCTTGATGTTGAATCCCCAGACCAAGTCGATGATAGCCAAAGGTAATCCGCATGATCTTATTAACAATTCTAGAGATGAAAGGGTGACCGAATTCCTAAGCCGAAGAGGAGGCCGTTATTCTCAGCAACCATGA
- a CDS encoding ABC transporter permease — protein MSKYPYASQVELEETGETLVIRLMGKWFLDKTAPSFKEFVKRGDIRPDVNGLLLETKNLEDWDSSLLVFLNQAKEWSDGRKMELNCDCLPHGLGRLMLQTQSAVDSRVDGMEPKGAPNFAEEVGNYTISFWRDLRVFSDFLGEIIVSFFRLFTGGSRMRWVDCFRSMQDTGPMALPIVGLISFLIGVTLAFQAADLLKDYGSEYFTPAFVGLAMVREMGPIMTGIVLAGRTGAAFASTIGSMKVAEEIDALRTLAVSPVDYLVLPRVIGLSIMTPLMVVYANSLGVIGGMLVAKITLNMPVETYIQETFLNISLMDICSGLIKSSVFGIIIAYSGCLRGMNCESSSTGVGRATTSAVVTSLLLIIISNSIFAVLYSIYEI, from the coding sequence ATGTCGAAATATCCTTATGCCAGCCAGGTTGAGCTGGAGGAGACTGGTGAAACGCTTGTCATTCGTTTGATGGGTAAATGGTTTTTGGATAAAACTGCACCTTCTTTTAAGGAGTTTGTTAAAAGAGGAGATATTCGACCTGATGTGAATGGGCTTCTGTTAGAAACCAAAAATCTTGAGGATTGGGATTCATCACTCCTCGTATTTTTAAATCAGGCAAAAGAGTGGTCTGACGGTCGCAAGATGGAGTTAAACTGTGACTGTTTACCCCATGGCTTGGGCCGGTTGATGTTGCAGACGCAGAGTGCTGTGGACTCCCGTGTTGATGGAATGGAGCCTAAAGGAGCTCCTAATTTTGCCGAAGAAGTGGGAAACTATACGATCAGTTTCTGGCGCGATTTACGCGTATTTTCCGATTTTTTGGGTGAGATCATTGTTTCCTTCTTTCGGTTGTTCACTGGAGGCTCTCGAATGCGATGGGTAGATTGTTTTCGTTCCATGCAGGACACTGGCCCTATGGCGTTACCAATCGTAGGGCTTATCAGTTTTCTTATCGGCGTCACTTTGGCGTTTCAGGCAGCTGATCTGTTGAAGGATTATGGCTCAGAATATTTTACTCCAGCATTTGTCGGCTTGGCTATGGTTCGTGAGATGGGGCCGATCATGACGGGCATTGTATTGGCTGGCCGAACGGGAGCCGCTTTTGCCTCAACCATTGGCTCAATGAAAGTGGCAGAAGAGATCGATGCACTTCGCACTTTGGCGGTATCTCCGGTTGACTACCTGGTTCTACCGAGAGTCATTGGGCTTTCGATTATGACACCTTTGATGGTCGTTTATGCGAACTCTCTTGGAGTGATCGGGGGTATGCTGGTGGCCAAGATTACGTTAAACATGCCGGTGGAAACCTATATTCAGGAAACCTTTCTTAATATCAGTTTGATGGACATCTGCTCCGGTCTGATTAAATCCAGCGTTTTTGGAATTATCATCGCTTATTCCGGTTGCTTACGCGGGATGAATTGCGAAAGCAGTTCGACAGGTGTTGGACGAGCTACAACATCGGCCGTGGTAACTTCCTTGTTGTTGATCATAATATCCAATTCCATTTTCGCAGTTCTTTACAGTATTTACGAAATTTAA
- a CDS encoding HAD family hydrolase, translating into MQSLLFDLDGTLLDHFTCLVRCYEHVLTELEQPIPTRDQIKRAVGGSVELTMANFVPVELHKEACARWKIQLKEILTEDAYILPGGLPLIQALKAQGKQLAVFTNKVGEHSRTLCDHLEISQYMDAVVGADDTPYRKPQKEFSEYVLALLDADPATTALIGDSPYDIQAAHSVGIPAYCVTTGTHNQVELEEANADAVFPDLPALGKALFGLDLLPEIA; encoded by the coding sequence ATGCAAAGCCTATTATTCGACTTGGATGGTACTCTATTGGACCACTTTACCTGCTTGGTACGTTGCTACGAACACGTGCTAACCGAACTTGAACAACCCATCCCGACCAGGGATCAAATCAAACGTGCGGTTGGTGGCTCCGTTGAGTTGACAATGGCCAATTTCGTACCAGTGGAGTTGCACAAAGAAGCCTGTGCTCGCTGGAAAATTCAACTTAAGGAGATCCTCACTGAAGATGCCTATATTCTTCCTGGTGGTCTCCCCTTAATCCAGGCACTGAAAGCCCAGGGTAAACAGCTGGCCGTATTTACCAACAAAGTTGGTGAACATTCCCGCACTCTTTGCGACCACCTGGAAATCTCACAATATATGGATGCAGTGGTCGGCGCAGACGACACACCTTACCGCAAACCGCAAAAGGAATTTTCTGAATACGTTCTCGCGCTTCTTGATGCCGATCCGGCGACCACGGCCCTTATCGGCGATAGTCCCTACGATATTCAAGCGGCCCATTCAGTCGGTATTCCAGCCTACTGCGTAACCACCGGCACGCACAACCAAGTGGAATTGGAGGAAGCAAACGCGGACGCCGTATTTCCCGATCTTCCTGCACTGGGCAAAGCACTATTTGGTCTCGATCTTCTTCCTGAAATTGCCTGA